The Ignavibacteriota bacterium genome contains a region encoding:
- a CDS encoding glycosyltransferase family 9 protein, whose product MNQVKRILLSRMKFIGDVLLTTPIIRAMREKYPDAFIAYLGEKHAASLLEQNPYLNEIIPYDFTHPSILESAKVALQLRKRKFDAVVDLFSNPRSALLMYASGSPIRIGKKVQGRGNLFTHQIEDDGKPKTAIEFHYQYVKPLGVEPTHVQTEIILSDIEKKEAKRFLTWQFESDETYSQQSQRPLIGINPGATWPSKIWLKENFAGLAFLLNKHLNAHVVLIQGPKDKQLCDDVAKHSLANVSILPPMQLRQLAAVLSQLNLYITNDNGTMHIAVAVGTTTIGIFGPGEENIWFPYSSPHLALRKDVPCHPCHLDFCNRTGTEYMECMKRLSVNDVFEVIKARLQV is encoded by the coding sequence ATGAACCAAGTCAAACGTATCCTCCTCTCCCGCATGAAATTCATTGGTGATGTTTTGTTGACAACGCCAATCATTCGTGCTATGCGGGAAAAATATCCTGATGCGTTCATTGCATATCTCGGTGAGAAACATGCCGCCTCGCTCCTTGAACAAAATCCATATCTGAATGAAATCATTCCATACGACTTTACTCATCCATCAATTCTTGAATCGGCAAAGGTCGCTTTGCAACTTCGAAAACGAAAATTTGACGCTGTGGTTGATTTGTTTTCCAATCCGCGTTCCGCATTGCTTATGTACGCAAGCGGTTCTCCGATTCGCATCGGGAAGAAAGTTCAGGGACGGGGAAATCTATTCACGCATCAAATCGAAGATGATGGCAAGCCAAAGACCGCAATCGAGTTTCATTATCAATATGTGAAGCCGCTTGGCGTTGAACCGACTCATGTTCAAACAGAAATTATTCTATCCGACATCGAAAAAAAAGAAGCAAAGCGATTTCTCACATGGCAGTTTGAATCGGATGAAACGTACTCACAGCAATCTCAGCGACCGCTCATCGGTATCAATCCCGGAGCAACGTGGCCCTCAAAAATCTGGCTGAAAGAAAACTTCGCCGGACTTGCATTTCTCCTGAACAAACATCTCAACGCGCACGTCGTTCTCATTCAGGGACCGAAGGACAAACAACTTTGTGATGATGTTGCCAAACATTCACTCGCCAATGTTTCCATTCTCCCGCCGATGCAACTCCGGCAACTTGCGGCTGTGCTTTCACAACTCAATCTCTACATCACGAACGATAACGGCACGATGCACATCGCTGTTGCTGTCGGAACAACAACCATCGGCATTTTCGGACCCGGAGAAGAGAACATCTGGTTTCCGTATTCATCGCCACACCTCGCTCTTCGGAAAGATGTTCCTTGTCATCCCTGCCATCTTGATTTTTGTAATCGAACGGGAACGGAATATATGGAGTGCATGAAGCGGCTGAGTGTGAATGATGTGTTTGAAGTCATTAAAGCACGATTACAGGTTTGA
- the eno gene encoding phosphopyruvate hydratase — protein sequence MTTIIDAYAREILDSRGNPTIEVEVMLESGVSGRAAVPSGASTGEHEAMELRDGDKKRYNGKGVLKAVKNVNDIIAEKLIGFDATNQVGVDMMLCALDGTDNKAKLGANAMLGVSLATAKAAANVLQLPLYRYLGGVNAKVLPVPMMNILNGGKHADNNVDCQEFMIVPTGAESFADALRMGTEVFHSLKSVLNKKGYNTAVGDEGGFAPSLKSNDEAIEVILQAITNAGYKAGKDIYLALDVASSEMWQKGKYVFYKSDKSSKNAEQMVKFYEKWVKQYPIISIEDGMAENDWKGWEMLTDALADKVQLVGDDLFVTNTEILARGIEQGVANSILIKVNQIGTLTETLDCIELAKRNGYTTIISHRSGETEDTTIADIAVATNAGQIKTGSASRTDRVAKYNQLLRIEEELDITAIYPGMSAF from the coding sequence ATGACTACTATTATTGATGCTTACGCCCGTGAGATTTTGGATTCACGGGGAAACCCTACTATTGAAGTTGAAGTGATGCTGGAATCCGGCGTGTCCGGACGGGCGGCTGTGCCGAGCGGCGCATCCACCGGCGAACACGAAGCGATGGAACTTCGCGACGGCGACAAAAAACGCTACAACGGCAAAGGCGTTCTGAAAGCCGTGAAGAACGTGAACGACATCATCGCCGAGAAACTCATCGGCTTCGATGCGACGAATCAGGTCGGTGTTGATATGATGCTCTGCGCCCTCGACGGAACCGACAACAAAGCAAAACTCGGAGCGAATGCGATGCTCGGTGTTTCGCTTGCAACTGCCAAGGCGGCGGCAAATGTGTTACAACTTCCGCTCTATCGGTATCTCGGTGGCGTGAATGCAAAAGTGCTTCCCGTTCCGATGATGAACATACTCAACGGCGGAAAGCATGCGGACAACAATGTTGATTGCCAGGAGTTTATGATTGTTCCGACCGGCGCGGAAAGTTTTGCCGATGCATTACGCATGGGAACGGAAGTTTTTCACTCGCTCAAATCTGTCTTGAACAAGAAAGGGTACAACACTGCGGTTGGCGATGAAGGGGGATTTGCGCCAAGTCTGAAATCGAATGACGAAGCCATCGAAGTGATTCTTCAGGCAATTACCAACGCTGGCTACAAAGCAGGAAAAGATATTTACCTCGCACTTGATGTCGCATCAAGCGAAATGTGGCAAAAAGGAAAATACGTTTTCTACAAGTCGGACAAGTCATCAAAGAACGCTGAACAGATGGTGAAGTTTTATGAGAAATGGGTAAAGCAGTATCCCATCATCTCCATCGAAGACGGAATGGCGGAGAACGATTGGAAGGGTTGGGAAATGCTCACCGATGCTCTTGCCGATAAAGTGCAACTCGTCGGTGATGATTTGTTTGTCACCAACACGGAAATTCTTGCCAGAGGAATTGAGCAGGGCGTTGCAAATTCGATTCTCATCAAAGTCAACCAAATCGGCACACTGACCGAAACGCTTGATTGCATCGAACTCGCGAAGCGAAACGGTTACACGACAATCATCAGTCACCGGAGCGGCGAAACGGAAGACACAACAATTGCCGACATCGCTGTTGCAACCAACGCCGGACAAATCAAAACCGGTTCAGCAAGTCGTACCGACCGGGTTGCAAAGTATAACCAACTCCTCCGCATCGAGGAAGAGTTGGATATTACCGCGATTTATCCGGGGATGAGCGCGTTCTGA
- a CDS encoding phosphoglucomutase/phosphomannomutase family protein, translating to MTTQIKFGTDGWRGVIAEDYTFDNVRRCTQGFASYLKSVYSSEQLTRGVVVGGDRRFHSENFAATAAEVLAANGIPVHFCGGGIPTPVISFSVKARKALGAINITASHNPPTDNGFKVRDENGGAIDPEGLVKIEALIPDSVSDVRRMKFADGISSNLIMKFDPVPAYDEQLRRMVDFETIKQAGFKVLVEPMWGNGAGWFSRLLAGGKTQVIEIHSERNPIFPEMSRPEPIIPNINVGLQKVREHNADVLLITDGDADRCGFADENGQFIDQLRAYALLAMYLLEVKGERGAIVKTLSTTSMLDSLGKLYNIPVHETGVGFKFVAPKMMETDALIGGEESGGYAFRNHVPERDGILAGLFFLDFMCRTKKKPSELVQWLFSKVGEHHYDRIDTVIDANQKETILTRLKTQTPKQVAGLNVAQLNQTDGFKYILEDGSWLLIRFSGTEPLVRIYSEAGSKELVKSILEDGRKLVLGN from the coding sequence ATGACAACACAAATCAAATTCGGAACTGACGGCTGGCGCGGAGTTATTGCGGAAGATTACACGTTCGATAACGTCCGACGATGCACGCAGGGCTTTGCAAGCTATCTCAAATCTGTTTACTCATCTGAACAACTCACGCGTGGCGTTGTTGTTGGTGGCGACAGGCGATTTCACTCGGAGAATTTCGCGGCAACGGCGGCAGAAGTTCTTGCGGCAAATGGAATTCCCGTTCACTTCTGCGGCGGAGGAATTCCGACTCCTGTCATTTCGTTCAGCGTAAAAGCACGGAAAGCGCTCGGTGCTATCAACATCACGGCGAGTCATAATCCACCAACCGATAATGGTTTCAAAGTACGTGATGAAAACGGCGGCGCAATTGACCCGGAAGGTTTGGTGAAAATCGAAGCGCTCATTCCCGATAGCGTCAGCGATGTACGGCGAATGAAATTTGCCGACGGAATTTCATCTAACTTGATTATGAAGTTCGACCCGGTTCCCGCGTATGATGAACAACTTCGACGCATGGTTGATTTTGAAACAATCAAACAGGCAGGATTCAAAGTGCTTGTAGAACCGATGTGGGGCAACGGCGCTGGTTGGTTCTCCCGATTGCTTGCCGGTGGAAAAACTCAGGTCATCGAAATTCACAGCGAGCGAAATCCAATCTTCCCGGAAATGAGTCGCCCGGAACCAATTATTCCCAACATCAATGTCGGGTTACAAAAAGTCCGTGAACACAACGCAGATGTTCTTCTCATCACCGATGGCGATGCAGACCGATGCGGCTTCGCAGATGAGAACGGGCAATTCATTGACCAACTTCGAGCGTACGCATTGCTTGCAATGTATTTACTTGAAGTGAAAGGGGAGCGCGGCGCAATCGTCAAAACACTTTCCACAACTTCCATGCTTGATTCGCTTGGGAAGTTGTACAACATTCCGGTTCATGAAACCGGAGTTGGTTTTAAGTTTGTCGCGCCAAAGATGATGGAAACCGACGCGCTCATCGGCGGAGAAGAAAGTGGCGGCTATGCGTTCCGCAATCACGTGCCGGAGCGGGATGGAATTCTCGCCGGATTGTTCTTTCTCGATTTCATGTGCCGCACGAAAAAGAAACCGTCGGAACTTGTGCAGTGGCTCTTCTCTAAAGTCGGCGAGCATCATTACGACAGAATTGATACGGTCATTGATGCAAACCAGAAGGAAACAATTCTAACAAGACTCAAAACACAAACCCCGAAACAAGTCGCCGGATTGAATGTCGCACAACTTAACCAGACCGATGGCTTCAAATACATCCTCGAAGACGGAAGTTGGTTGCTCATTCGTTTTTCCGGCACCGAACCGCTTGTTCGCATTTACTCGGAAGCAGGAAGCAAGGAATTGGTCAAAAGTATTTTAGAAGATGGGCGGAAATTAGTTCTCGGAAACTGA
- the pepT gene encoding peptidase T — MTTSYAQLSTNKETVVERFLRYVKIDTQSDENSSTVPTTQKQFTLARLLVEELHRLGLSDAFVDSFCIVYATLPANVPDALATNIPVIGLLAHMDTSPSVSGSNVNPIIHKNYQGGSIVLPNDSSQILSIEKNPRMKEYINSDIITADGMTLLGADDKAGIAEIMSALEILRDNPSIKHGTLKIAFTPDEETGAGIEKFDVKKFGASYAYTIDGGELGEISNETWSADAATITVHGKSFHPGEAKGLMVNSLYATSYFISHIPEMMRPETTEKREGFLHPYSGTLETEKSTIRILLRDFELSGLEKQRQMLYSLKEETEKKFPGTIIDVDIKPSYRNMKLELDKVPFVIEYALEACKRSGIKPKLTSVRAGTDGSNLTEMGLPCPNIFTGGENFHSKLEWIPVKGMEKTTEMILNLIQVWTENKTK, encoded by the coding sequence ATTACGACATCGTATGCACAACTATCAACCAACAAAGAAACAGTCGTCGAACGATTTCTTCGTTATGTAAAGATTGACACGCAGTCTGACGAAAATTCCTCAACCGTTCCCACAACGCAGAAGCAATTCACACTTGCCCGATTACTCGTTGAAGAACTTCACCGACTCGGACTAAGCGATGCTTTCGTTGATAGTTTTTGCATCGTGTATGCAACGCTTCCCGCCAATGTTCCGGATGCTCTGGCAACGAACATACCGGTCATCGGGTTGCTTGCTCACATGGATACCTCTCCATCGGTAAGCGGAAGTAACGTCAATCCAATTATTCACAAAAATTATCAGGGAGGAAGCATCGTTCTTCCGAATGATTCTTCACAAATACTTTCCATCGAAAAAAATCCACGCATGAAGGAGTACATCAACAGCGACATCATTACAGCAGACGGAATGACACTCCTTGGTGCGGATGATAAAGCAGGAATTGCGGAAATCATGTCGGCGCTTGAAATTCTCAGGGACAATCCTTCCATCAAACATGGAACACTCAAGATTGCATTTACGCCTGACGAAGAGACCGGCGCAGGTATTGAAAAATTTGATGTGAAAAAATTTGGAGCGAGTTACGCGTACACAATTGATGGCGGCGAACTTGGAGAAATCAGTAATGAAACGTGGAGTGCGGATGCGGCGACTATTACGGTGCATGGAAAAAGTTTTCATCCGGGAGAAGCGAAGGGATTGATGGTCAATTCGCTCTACGCGACATCATATTTTATCTCGCATATACCTGAAATGATGAGACCGGAAACCACGGAAAAACGGGAGGGATTTCTCCACCCATACAGCGGAACACTTGAGACTGAAAAATCAACCATAAGAATTCTCTTACGGGATTTTGAGTTGAGCGGATTGGAGAAACAACGGCAGATGTTGTATTCACTCAAAGAAGAGACGGAAAAGAAATTTCCCGGCACTATTATAGACGTTGATATAAAACCATCGTACCGGAATATGAAATTGGAACTTGATAAAGTTCCGTTTGTCATAGAGTATGCTCTCGAAGCATGCAAGCGTTCCGGCATCAAACCGAAACTTACCTCCGTTCGCGCAGGTACTGATGGCTCGAATTTAACTGAAATGGGTTTGCCCTGCCCGAATATTTTCACCGGCGGAGAGAACTTCCACAGCAAACTCGAATGGATTCCTGTGAAAGGAATGGAAAAAACTACCGAGATGATTTTGAATTTGATACAAGTTTGGACCGAAAACAAAACGAAGTAA
- a CDS encoding lamin tail domain-containing protein: MRALKTLALLFIPFLLVAQVQQFPFTEHFDADTLLPVGWSSSRNRDTSKNDFTISTSSVRSTPHAVISTNATVSQNLYSPFFDFSNEQPETLSFYERRSGTHNSVLLIEASNDSGQTFFSISDTLKNVSSSYVLRAVALPDSLAGKNNVRFRWRIVGDGTGTTGTIRFDDISVTTATQIDVAVTSVSFLPLTPFVDDSITISATVKNIGNDSVQNLLLSFYLDANNDSLPQSSELISTRLVNAVLHQNDSATVQTIITFPTAGMYRIISKAKVTGDEDSTNDSQMISISVGWKPRSLVVNEIMYAPTSPEPEWIELTSTISDSINLRGWKISDKTTTTRYTITNSDLWVHQNEYLVLTKDSSALLEPYPFIQHYLQLPSMPTQNNDSDAVVIFDQRGVVMESVYYHSTWGGKNNRSLERIETTDSSNSNANWGTSNSINRATPGMKNSHTPKDFDLLVRSLSFIPPFPSVGDSIQIQATIFNNGKNNAASFDVSFFEDTNNDSLFTADELFQTVTLHSLTTGDSVTIQELRTDISFGNHLFQVRITFVSDEDTTNNTQTALVVAGYQPQTIIINEIMYAPPSSEPEWIELYNNSAFIVDLKDWKLSNKNSGTKYLISNQHVYLNPQQYIIITKDAARLSNLYPIIPAVMLDVPTLPTYHFTNSNDAVALFDSRNALMDSVFYSSSWGGTNNRSLERLEPDGISLTQSNWGTSTNPNRATPGMKNSLTRKEFDVTIRRISFSPVNSNAGESVQLQAVIFNKGKQALNGFDVAFYEDTNGDSLFSTDEQFSLQQLNNSITPLDSTNVIATSASLAIGTHNFLLRVTTANDEDTLNNSLKIQLVVGVQPQTVVVNEIMYAPSGSEPEWIELYNQSSLVIDLNGWKISNKTTSSKYTIASSSRLLNSLEYIVLTKDTARFNTAHSGTSNVIEVSAMPTFLFGNNGDAVVLYDNRNTTIDSVRYFPSWGGTNSHSLERIEATLSSSDSTNWGTSEDSLFSTPSFQNSITPREYDLAISRIFTTLNSSSINLNVVVQNVGRQSAMTWSVSFFFDANYDSITQSSELLSLQNSSDPLLTNDSTIIMFAWNNPPSGEQRIIVRIDFEQDLRLSNNMLNELLGVSFPTKSLVINEIMYDPLPGRSEWIELYNPTQTPVNVKNWGLHDLGGTLTYSVITFGVDAIVPPNGFLLLLVTNDTSYIFNRFPYLLQPDSLTIIFCLNRSVLSIFNNEGDEVVLFDLSGKTIDSVRYNSDWHNSLLDNVSERSLERINPNHESTDKRNWSTSANANGGTPGKPNSIFTTVVPSEGSLSVSPNPFSPDADGFEDFVLISYKVPTTTALLRVRLYDSKGRLVRTLADHEPSGSNGELIWDGMNDEREKVPMGIYVILFEALDGGGNQVQAMKTVVVVAVKL; the protein is encoded by the coding sequence ATGCGCGCGCTAAAAACTCTCGCTCTTCTTTTCATTCCGTTTCTGCTGGTAGCTCAAGTTCAGCAATTTCCTTTCACAGAACATTTTGACGCTGACACATTGTTGCCAGTTGGCTGGAGTTCTTCACGAAATCGTGATACATCAAAAAACGATTTTACTATTTCCACTTCTTCTGTTCGTTCAACTCCGCACGCGGTCATCAGTACAAATGCAACTGTAAGCCAAAATCTTTACTCTCCTTTTTTTGATTTTTCAAACGAACAACCGGAGACTCTTTCCTTTTATGAGCGGCGTTCCGGCACTCATAACTCCGTACTTCTCATTGAAGCATCGAACGATAGCGGACAAACTTTTTTTTCCATCTCAGATACATTGAAAAATGTCAGTTCATCGTACGTTCTTCGCGCTGTCGCTCTGCCCGATTCGCTTGCAGGAAAAAACAATGTTCGGTTTCGTTGGCGAATAGTTGGCGATGGAACGGGAACAACGGGGACCATTCGCTTCGATGATATTTCTGTAACGACTGCAACTCAGATTGATGTTGCAGTAACGTCTGTTTCATTTCTACCCCTCACTCCTTTTGTTGATGATTCAATTACTATCAGTGCGACTGTCAAAAACATCGGTAACGATTCCGTACAGAATCTTCTCCTTTCATTTTATCTCGATGCAAACAACGACTCATTGCCTCAATCTTCGGAATTGATTTCAACGAGGCTTGTCAATGCGGTTCTTCATCAAAATGATTCGGCAACTGTTCAAACAATAATCACTTTCCCGACTGCAGGGATGTACAGAATAATCTCCAAAGCGAAAGTTACAGGCGACGAAGACTCGACGAACGACAGTCAGATGATTTCAATTTCGGTTGGATGGAAACCTCGCTCGCTTGTTGTGAATGAAATTATGTATGCACCGACTTCTCCGGAACCGGAATGGATTGAACTCACTTCAACCATTTCCGATTCCATCAATCTGCGAGGCTGGAAAATTTCCGATAAGACAACGACTACTCGTTACACAATTACAAATTCGGATTTATGGGTTCATCAGAATGAATATCTTGTTTTGACAAAGGACTCGTCGGCTTTGTTAGAACCATATCCTTTTATTCAACATTATCTCCAACTTCCGTCAATGCCAACGCAAAACAACGACAGCGATGCGGTTGTAATCTTCGACCAACGCGGTGTCGTGATGGAGAGCGTCTATTATCATTCTACGTGGGGAGGAAAAAATAACCGCTCGCTCGAACGGATTGAAACTACAGATTCATCAAACAGTAACGCTAATTGGGGAACATCGAACAGCATCAATCGCGCAACTCCGGGAATGAAAAACTCACACACACCAAAAGATTTCGACCTTCTTGTTCGGTCGCTCTCTTTCATTCCTCCTTTCCCAAGTGTCGGAGATAGCATTCAAATTCAGGCAACAATTTTTAACAATGGAAAGAACAATGCGGCTTCGTTTGATGTCAGTTTTTTTGAAGATACAAACAACGATTCACTCTTCACTGCTGATGAGTTGTTTCAAACAGTCACGCTTCATTCCTTGACTACAGGTGATTCAGTCACTATACAGGAATTAAGAACTGATATTTCGTTTGGCAATCATTTGTTTCAGGTTCGGATTACCTTTGTATCGGACGAGGATACAACGAACAACACTCAGACTGCGCTTGTTGTTGCTGGATACCAACCGCAAACAATTATCATCAACGAAATCATGTACGCCCCGCCAAGTAGTGAACCGGAGTGGATTGAATTGTACAACAACTCAGCGTTCATTGTTGACCTGAAAGATTGGAAACTGAGCAACAAAAATTCAGGAACGAAATATCTTATCAGTAATCAGCATGTTTATTTGAATCCACAGCAATACATCATTATTACAAAAGATGCGGCGCGATTGAGCAATTTGTATCCAATCATCCCTGCCGTGATGCTTGATGTACCGACACTGCCAACATATCATTTCACCAATTCAAATGATGCTGTCGCGTTGTTCGATTCCCGCAATGCTCTAATGGATTCGGTGTTCTATTCTTCAAGTTGGGGAGGAACGAACAACCGTTCGCTCGAAAGGCTTGAACCGGATGGCATTTCGCTAACACAATCTAATTGGGGAACGTCAACAAATCCGAACAGGGCAACGCCGGGAATGAAAAACTCGCTCACGAGAAAAGAGTTTGATGTAACGATAAGACGAATAAGTTTTTCTCCTGTAAATTCTAACGCGGGAGAAAGCGTACAACTTCAAGCTGTCATCTTCAACAAAGGAAAACAAGCTTTGAACGGATTTGATGTTGCGTTTTATGAAGATACAAACGGCGATTCGCTCTTCTCAACAGATGAACAATTTTCACTTCAACAACTCAATAACTCCATCACTCCGCTTGATTCAACAAATGTAATTGCTACCTCCGCATCGTTGGCGATTGGAACTCACAACTTTCTTCTCCGTGTAACAACGGCGAATGATGAAGACACACTGAATAATTCACTGAAAATACAACTTGTTGTTGGCGTTCAACCACAAACGGTTGTCGTAAATGAAATCATGTACGCACCTTCGGGCAGTGAACCGGAATGGATTGAACTCTACAACCAATCAAGTTTGGTAATTGATTTGAATGGATGGAAAATCAGCAACAAAACAACTTCATCGAAATATACCATTGCGTCCTCATCCCGATTGCTTAATTCACTTGAATATATTGTTCTGACAAAAGATACTGCCAGATTCAACACGGCTCATTCGGGAACTTCCAACGTTATTGAAGTCTCAGCGATGCCGACATTCTTATTCGGTAACAATGGGGATGCAGTAGTGTTGTATGATAATAGAAACACGACGATTGACAGTGTACGATATTTTCCATCGTGGGGCGGAACAAACTCGCATTCGCTTGAAAGAATCGAAGCCACACTTTCTTCAAGCGATTCAACAAATTGGGGAACGTCGGAAGATTCTTTGTTCAGCACTCCCTCATTCCAAAACTCCATCACTCCGCGAGAGTACGACCTTGCTATTTCTCGAATCTTCACAACGCTCAATAGTTCTTCAATCAACCTGAATGTTGTCGTACAGAATGTGGGACGACAATCCGCAATGACTTGGAGCGTTTCATTCTTCTTTGATGCAAACTACGATTCTATCACTCAATCATCTGAACTATTGTCGCTCCAAAACTCTTCAGATCCGCTACTCACGAACGATTCAACAATAATAATGTTTGCTTGGAATAATCCACCTTCGGGAGAGCAACGCATTATTGTTCGAATTGATTTTGAACAGGATTTGCGTTTATCAAACAATATGCTCAACGAATTGCTCGGAGTTTCTTTTCCAACAAAATCTTTGGTTATCAATGAAATAATGTACGATCCACTTCCAGGTAGAAGTGAATGGATTGAATTATATAATCCAACTCAAACACCAGTGAACGTAAAGAACTGGGGGCTACACGATCTTGGTGGTACATTGACTTACTCTGTTATTACTTTCGGAGTAGATGCGATCGTGCCACCGAATGGATTCCTTCTCCTCCTCGTAACAAACGATACTTCTTATATATTCAATCGTTTCCCATATTTACTTCAACCAGATTCATTAACAATAATATTCTGTCTGAATAGATCTGTATTGTCAATATTTAATAACGAAGGAGATGAGGTAGTACTTTTCGATTTAAGCGGCAAAACAATTGACAGCGTTCGATACAATTCTGATTGGCATAATTCTTTGCTCGATAATGTTTCTGAACGTTCGCTTGAGCGCATCAATCCGAATCATGAAAGTACGGATAAACGAAATTGGAGTACAAGCGCTAATGCAAACGGTGGAACTCCGGGAAAACCAAATAGTATTTTTACAACGGTTGTTCCGAGCGAAGGTTCGCTTTCTGTTTCACCGAATCCATTTTCTCCAGACGCTGATGGTTTTGAAGATTTCGTTCTGATTTCCTATAAGGTTCCAACTACAACCGCGTTGCTTCGCGTGCGATTGTATGATTCCAAAGGAAGATTAGTTCGCACACTTGCTGACCATGAGCCAAGTGGTTCGAACGGTGAACTAATTTGGGATGGGATGAATGATGAACGTGAGAAAGTCCCAATGGGAATTTATGTTATTTTGTTTGAAGCGCTTGATGGTGGCGGAAATCAAGTGCAAGCGATGAAGACTGTTGTGGTAGTGGCAGTGAAATTGTGA
- a CDS encoding 2-oxoacid:acceptor oxidoreductase family protein codes for MRTEIKIGGFGGQGVILSGYIIGRAASIYDNKFATMIQAFGPEARGSSCSAGVIVSPEAIAYPYITSPEIMIVMSQEAYTKFTPELASGGLLITEEEMVSPHNLRKDVKHFSIPATRIAEELGKRMVLNIVMMGFTTAVTGLVDVEAMRKAVLVSVPKGTEELNMNAFNRGYEYGVKAIQN; via the coding sequence ATGAGAACAGAAATTAAGATTGGCGGATTCGGCGGACAGGGTGTTATTCTCAGCGGGTACATCATCGGTCGCGCCGCTTCGATTTATGATAACAAATTTGCAACGATGATTCAGGCGTTTGGACCGGAAGCGCGGGGCAGTTCGTGCAGCGCAGGGGTGATTGTTTCTCCTGAAGCAATTGCGTACCCGTACATCACCTCACCGGAAATTATGATTGTGATGTCGCAGGAAGCATACACAAAATTCACTCCAGAACTTGCATCGGGAGGATTGCTGATCACGGAAGAAGAAATGGTTTCTCCGCACAATCTCAGGAAAGATGTAAAGCATTTCTCCATTCCCGCCACTCGCATTGCGGAAGAACTTGGCAAACGCATGGTGCTGAATATCGTGATGATGGGTTTTACTACCGCCGTTACCGGGTTGGTTGATGTTGAAGCGATGCGGAAAGCCGTGTTAGTCTCCGTCCCGAAAGGAACGGAAGAGTTGAACATGAACGCGTTTAATCGAGGGTATGAGTATGGAGTGAAGGCGATTCAGAATTAA
- a CDS encoding 2-oxoacid:ferredoxin oxidoreductase subunit beta has protein sequence MPEELYEIETEVPGNTVEEYLRMERMPHIWCPGCGIGTSVNCFGHALETSGLDLQKVAVVSGIGCTGRVAGYVNLDSFHTTHGRAIPFATGLKLANPNLKVVVYSGDGDLTAIGGNHFIHACRRNLDMTVILINNFTYGMTGGQVAPTTPLTATATTTPYGNFEQSFNLPYLAESCGAVYVARWTTYHVRHLTKAIKEALAKKGFSFIEVLSPCPTLYSRRNKIGDGLDQMIYYQESSEIKHGADTKTVGLDFQGKIVVGKFVDIERPTYLDAMNEYYSKRLGDKFVPYNG, from the coding sequence ATGCCTGAAGAATTATATGAAATAGAAACTGAAGTTCCGGGAAATACCGTCGAAGAATATCTTCGCATGGAGCGGATGCCGCATATCTGGTGTCCGGGATGCGGAATCGGAACGTCGGTGAATTGTTTTGGACACGCTCTCGAAACGAGCGGATTGGATTTACAGAAAGTGGCTGTCGTTTCCGGTATTGGTTGTACGGGAAGAGTTGCAGGTTATGTGAACTTGGATTCGTTTCACACAACGCACGGACGTGCTATTCCGTTTGCGACCGGGTTGAAACTCGCGAATCCCAATCTAAAAGTTGTCGTGTACAGCGGCGATGGTGATTTGACTGCCATCGGTGGAAACCATTTCATTCATGCCTGCCGCCGTAATCTCGACATGACAGTTATTCTCATCAACAATTTTACGTATGGAATGACTGGCGGACAAGTTGCGCCGACAACGCCACTCACGGCAACTGCAACAACAACTCCGTACGGCAACTTCGAGCAGTCATTCAATCTTCCCTATCTTGCCGAGTCGTGCGGCGCGGTGTATGTCGCGAGATGGACGACGTATCATGTTCGTCATCTTACCAAAGCTATTAAAGAAGCATTGGCAAAAAAAGGATTTTCGTTCATCGAAGTCCTCTCACCATGTCCGACACTTTACAGTCGTCGCAACAAAATCGGTGACGGACTTGACCAGATGATTTACTATCAGGAAAGCAGTGAAATCAAACATGGAGCGGATACGAAAACCGTCGGCTTGGATTTTCAAGGAAAGATTGTTGTCGGGAAGTTTGTTGATATTGAACGACCGACATACCTTGATGCAATGAATGAATATTACTCGAAACGATTGGGCGATAAGTTCGTTCCCTACAACGGATAA